In Myripristis murdjan chromosome 23, fMyrMur1.1, whole genome shotgun sequence, the DNA window GATTAGTCTATTCTGAtcgaaaaaatattttgtgaagtggCTGCATTTTCTATGTCTAATTGGTATTGTTATGctgtttttgaagaatgcttaattttcagAGTAgctacacttaaaatttcagtatgtgaacccatagtcatacCGTATATCATATTACTATCGAGATATTTGACATAAATTCCGAGGCAATTTTGTTCATATCATACAGCCCTAGTGAGCATGcatgtgggggtgtgtgtgtgtgtgtgtgttacctatAGTGATGTGCTCAGGCAGGGCCCCCGTAGCCTGTCTGGGGGTAGCAGGAGTGGTAATCTGGACCCAGGGTGGAGCCTGGTAGACGACTGGCACCACAGGCTTCATAAGAGACGCCGATGCTCCTGTTCCTACGCATGTCATTAAACGCAGCATGAAGCAGGGCGGGAAATATACATCAGGGCAATATTGGgcttttattgaaaagtaggtcGCAGTAAATCAGTGTCACCCACgtctgatatgatggatatgatgcagtttaaCTGATTACATATTTAAGTGAGGTccggggacctccaggggtcccTGATCAGCTCCCATGGGGTCCTCACCAAAATGAAGACTAGTTTAAttacactgtaatttaatttacttgAAATTATTACAGtgcagaaaatatataaatgtatgaGGGATTGTTTGAACATTTTCTTAttggtttaatctcaccatgatTTGTCAGTGTTAAAGTATGGCATTGACAcatctgaaacctgagcaaattcatgatttctttcaaaatgtgggggaaaagggtgattagaaaattagaaaattcaaaaaaaaaaacttactggaaatattagttaaaaaaaaaaaaaaaaaaaaatataatatataattttataataattttatatataatgatataatttaaaaataaaatttgtaaaaatttgaggacaatttttttttgaaaccttGAAAAATAAGAAGACAAGTAAACtgtattcataattattaaaattacacatttaaaggtcagatcagtgatgctggactcgcatcagatttcttgtgtttgaatGCCTGTGAAAAGCGtcacagaacatgaaaaagtttgcagACCCCAACAGGAACTGATTCTAATCTAACATTTTGACCAGATCCCAGACATGTGCGtgcatttattttatgatttcgTTATTTGTGCCTTTGGTTTCAGTGGAGTTTTaatgtcccatgatggtctaattGCTGTTTCCACAAGCGTAAAGTTCTGGCGGACACACTGAATACCTGTAAACTGATTTACTTTAACTGTCCTAGGaaaggttttattgttttattaaggTCAGCACAAAACATCTATCTGTTACAACCCCAAGAATGTCAATGTCAGTGCCAGCCTTCAAAAGCCAGTTTAGCCCTGTGCATTTTGTTCAGACACCTGAGCAGCAGCCTCGTCTGGGGTCCTTCGGGGAGTCGGCCAGCAGCCTCTCACTGGCGTCGTCACTCTCCACCAGCAGAGCGGTGAAAGGAGTAACAAACTGGTGCTCCACGGCCAGAGACAGGATCCTCTGGGTGATCTTCCTCTTTTTGGCAGCTGTCGGAGCCACAGACCTGCAGGAGATCCACACTGCAGCCATCAAATACTGACAAAACCACAACAGAGGCCTTTGGATTATAGAAGAATACTATAAAATGTTCTCAACAGGTCAGTGTCCACTGTCTCTCACCTCTCTGCTAACAGCTGGTTGACAGTGATGTAGGCCCACATCTGTCTGGCGAAGCCCGTGAAGGAGTGCTGCTGCTTGGCCAGCTCTGTGTCCAAATCCATGGTGTCGGCTTCCGTCTCCAGGGAGAGATCCAGACGAGCCTGGAGAGCAAGTGTCAGTTAGTGTTAgcgctgatgtgtgtgtgtgtgtgtgtgtgtgtgtgtgttcttgtgtagTCATTTTTATGAAGACCAAATAGGTAGAAAATAGGTAGAGGTTTAATTTAAGTAAGGGTTCAGGTTAAAGTAGTACACCATGTCTTTGGGAAACTGGTCTATTTGCAACCAACTGAGTGATGTGAGCATGCACCTAAATCCTCCATGTGTCCTCAGTGGATCATCATGTGGCATCAGTGTCACATCCATGCTTTTAACATCCACTATGTTTAGAGATAATAAGATGCCAGCATTATCCAAAGATGTAAGGCTGAACCTTTAGTAacaaaaagagatttttttttttgtttgtttgtttgtttgtttttttttaaatatatgataTGTTGActgctttattttttgctgtgcatGGTCTCCGAACACTTAGTCACTTAGTATGGAAACAGGCAAAGTAGTCCCCATTACTTAACAGGAGGCCTATATTATATTTGGACTATGTTTCATTTAGAGTTTATTAAtctcctacaaaaaaaaattatatattcgGATACCACTTtgttacatatatatgtatatatatatatatatatatatatatatatatatatatatatatatatatatatatatatatatatatatatatatataaaatctgTTTATTGAGATTAGAGTTAGAGTGTCAGggaatgaatgttttaaatgGAACATCCTCACAGGGATGGTAATACagatgtgtgactgtgagtgtgtgtggttgtgagtgtgtgttactcACAGCAGACGCTGTAGTAATGCTGCTCAGGATGTTGCTGTCAGACGGCAGCACCTTGCCAGCCACCACCAGCTCAGAACCGCCGAAAAATTTGTCGAAGCGGTTCTGGGTGACGTCTGACACCATGTCATCAGGGAACTGAATATTGATCCTCCTCAGCAGAGGGGAGGAAACCTGGCTGTAAAACGTCTGGAGGGGCAGGGAGACAAaagtggagagggaggggaatgAGACAGTCACAGCCTCAAGTTTGAGGACACAATTTCTGTGAACAAAGTGGAACAAAAACTTTTGACCGACCAGATTTTATTTGATcagtgtgataaattattagacACAGGCCCTGAAAGTGAAATCCGCACAGAGAGAACATCGGGTCCTCTAAGTTTGTCCCTGGACTTCTTCCAATTTTTGCTTGATCTTTGTTCTCTATTGCAGTGATAAAACCTGCGAGATCACATTTGGACTTCCTTAGGCCAAGGTATAGTGAGTGCCACTTTTCCGTATAAACGTGACTCTTAAATGAAGGTTTCAAAGTCAGAGAAATGTAACATCAGTCTGGACAGTAAGTGCTAATTCTGCCTAATGGAAGGAAAAAATACTTAACCTCTTCTATGACTGCCCTTAAAGTCAAGTATGTTGGGCTCACTTGCAAAGCTCCTTTCACAGgaaaattactttttattatgGGTCTTAagcaaaaaactaaaaaaaactaaactaaaaaaaaaaaaaaaaaaaaaaaacctgcactaCCCTGCAGGGCTTTTTTTGTGTCCGAACCCAACCAAAGCCCAAGTTTTTGAAGGTCCTTCATCcctaggttacatttactgcctgaaatagcctacgtgttgcgtTATGCGTCATCATGTAAACTCCGGCCCTATACAGGAacttgcccagaacagacaatAGGTCCatcatattaatttatttttcactagTTTCATTAAAATAACGCTGATGTGACCAAACCTGGCCTGAACCTGAATATAAtatctaaatttttgtccaaaccagGCCCAACCCATAGGGTCCcaatggaaaatgaataaatgaatgaatgaatgaatgaaaattttcTTTATATCAGATAAAGTATCTGAGGGTGCCACTATTCAACCTGTCACTACATTTAGATTGTGTTGTTATTTAACTCTGTACAGGGATGTTATTTTCTTCAATGTAAAAAATGATCAGATTCATGATTGGTCAGGGGAAAGGTTTTCCGGGGCGCTGTCATACCCGTAACTGTTCTGCAGCATCATGATTGGCGTAGATCCTCTGGGCCACGCCTCTGTTCTCCATGGCGATACGTTCCAGGAAGTCATAGTCTACGTCAAAGCCGATGCCCAGTGAGAAGAGCGAAAACTCCTCCCTCATCACCCGCTTCACATTTTTCTGGATGGTGCTGAGCTTAATCTCTCCTGAAAAGAGAGAACGAGCAAGACAGAAATGGAAGATGGTGGAAAAAGACACATTATACAGACCTTCAAAGGCACTAATTATGCTTTACAGTAGCTATGTACATCATTATCAAAAAGACTGCTTGGGTCACTTGGTGTTACTTATTTACAGGCTCAGCACTGGAGATGGGATGCTTTTCTCTGTAGTATACCTGCATAAGCTAATAGGAGTCTCAGTGACATAATGGAACACCACACTGTCAGCAGGTGAGATGAGACTGAAATctgtgtgagaaagacagctGTCTGGACACAGGAAATCGTATATGTGGACAGGGAAAGtcacaggaataaggtgtgtcAGTCTCACCAACAGTAGGATCTCCATCAGACACCAGAATGATCATGGAGACAGAGCGAGGGTCGATCATCCCTTGATTGGATGCCTTCAGCAGCATCTGCACTGCCCTCATCAGTGCCTCATTGATGTTAGTTCCTGGGGTCAACCGGAAATAAAGGGCAGTCATTGACAGAGATAGACAAATGTTTGATATCGGCAGTTCtcttttcatgttatttatCTGGTCATCATAGCATCCAAAGTCTTACAAGCCCTCAAGGATATTGTTAATTCCCCTGTTTTCTTCCTCATCAGCAGTGTCTCACCTCCATTTGGTTTGATGTTCTGGATGTATTTTTTGGCCTCTCCGATTTGGATGGAGGAGCCAGGAACTAGCTCTTCACTCCAGCAGCGCACATTATGGTTAAAATCGATGATGCTGAAGTGGTCGTCTATTGTCAGGTCATCTAAAATAGCCTGCATAGCCTCCACAGTCTGTAAGAGAAGAGTGAGTAGTTTGGTATTTTGGGCGTCCTGAAGTGTGGCCACATCATGACAGTGTTTTACAATGGAGGGTTGAAGAATGAGTGAGATAAAATGAAAGGGACAGGGAGCACTGTTGGAGGGGTCAGAGTGCACAGATCTCCATATAAACTCACCAGGACAGTGACCACGTACCTGCTTCATCTTGACTCCCCACATCGAACCACTGACATCGATGACAAATACAATGTTTTTGGGAAGGGGTGTGAGGTTGGATGGTGCAAAGAAATGGACGAAGTGGCCATCAGACACCTTGAGGAAACAGTGCAAGCTTGAGCAACAATTATATCCTTTCTGCTTCTGTCAAAATCATTCTAGCTGTACACACAGAACAATAATGGTtctaaaatggttctttaaaaggCTGTGGTTCCATGAAGAGCCATCAACTACTAAACAAGCACTTTATTTAGTGGATGGCTCCTCATTTGAAAGTACCATAAGGTACCATGGTCTCAAAGGGTCTTTATGGAAACAATGGCATGATTCTGAAGAACCATTCTAGGTTGtagttagcacctttatttttctgtatgtatGCCATATTACACCTAAATAGTTTGTACATTTACACTTGGATGGCATATTTGTGCTTGAATGTTCAAACATGTGATACCTGTAGCTCCCCAGcgttgctgtctctctctacatCGTATTTAACAGTGAAGATGCCATCTATAGCACTGGTAGTGCAGTTGTCACACTTCTTTTGCTGCTGTACAGTGGGCTTAAAGACGATATGAGCCTGGGGATGGACACATACATGAGGACTATTTGGGTGCTGAAAAGCCTGAATACAATCAAGAAGAGATGAAGGCATAAAACAGAGTGTATTATGTTACCTTATCTTTGGTGAAAGTCTTTTTGATCAGTTCATTGAACTGATCCCCAAGGGTGTTTGGTGTTTCTACCATGGAAATGCCCTTTGGCTCATAGATGTATACATCCACCTAGACAGAGGTCGGGTCAAGGGTAAATGCCAAGtgaaatacacatacacaaacacaatcccATTCCTATAAATAATAACCCCCTTCACCTGGAACTGTGGCACCAGTCTTCCAGGCTGCAGGTGCAGTGTGTGCTCATAGGAACTCAGTTtcctgtgcatcatttcctggtAGTGGAGCTCAAACTCAATGTTACTGCCAGGGGGAACGTGGACTTCTGTCTTAAAGGTCTCCATGTCCTGGGAATTAGCCCTGGCAGGAAAAATCATATCAGTCTCTTTGCAGAATCTGGCAATAATACCCAGTGAATCTCTGAGATTCTTATACCCAATCCAAGAGGCTGGTCCAGTACCTGACAATGCCTGCTGCCTTGCCTCTGGCCCTGGCCTGGGCATACAGATTTCTGGCAACGGTTTTCTCTTTCACCGAGCCAACAAATGTTATCCCATTCACGTTCCTACACAAAGGAAGCAGTtaattttcaaagttaaagaGGCGTATGTATGTACATGCTGTGTACAGTGGATTGCTTGGGTTGTGTGAAACTGGAATATTGCTCACATGGTGAAGTTGGTGATGAATGCTCGTTTGGGGATCTGGACATTGAAGCCGATGCTCTGGGCTTTGGAGCCAGAGTTGACCACCGAGCTCCTGACAGTGGTGTGGGCAAAGCGTGAGGTGATGCGACTCTCGACCTTGTAGCTCTTAACAGTAATGTCCTCTCCCCGGATAGcctgtgcatgcaaacacagaacATGTGAAGAACTGAAAAGCAATAAGAGCAGGACCTGGGTGTCAACATCTCAGATGCAACCAAAAATGCTACTTTTCTGACATCTTAGACTTGTCTCATTCTCAATCTGTTTTTGACTTGGACTTGTCTTGTTCTTGGCCACTACTTGATAATAACCTTTTTCCATCTATGTAAATATTTTCAGAGATATGTTTTTCTCCACCTGATCCATCTTAATCTATTTTCCCCTCAACACTAAAAACAACTCAAGGGGCTACACATATGTGTATTATGTAAATGTCCTCAAACTTCAGTGCATTGATTAATCAAAATTCTATGCACTAAATAGTTCAATGTTGAAGACTCGAGCACAGAGCTCCTTCAGATTAATCTATATTTTTTCATCTGTAAGAAACTCCTTATTCATTATTTAAATCTGGAAAGATGTAAAGTGCTTATTGCCAATTTGGCCTTGATCTTGAATTCAAGATCAAGACGAATTTTGCTCTAGTTTCAGTCTTGACTTGATCAACCTCCTTTATATCTTGGTCCTAGATTGAATTAGATTCAGTTAAGGTGGTCTTGATTACAACTCAGGTGAATCTATCAGGAATATGCATCAAACATGGTTTGCCTCAGTTTGAAGCTCTTTACAGTTCACATCTCTGTAGGAACAAGTTTGCCATGTTTTATCTAGGACTTCACCCAACCTGATCAGCATGCAATAATACCCCAGCCACCACTGGTCACATGtacatattttaattaaatgtgttttttactttgtgttattgtacattatgcaTAATTCAGTCTTTGTATCGTAAAACAGAATGAAGTTAACTCAAAGTCAGTCCTGAGAATCTTCTCAGTTGAATCCACCAAcacattttcttacatttgcAAACATGTGAGCAGCCCTAATGCTATAATAGTGACGGCAGCCACTGATGAGATTTCACTGTCTGCAACTCAAGACTCATGGCCTTCTCCACATGCCCTGCCAGATAGATAATCTTTCTCAAGCAGAAATCCAAGACATAATGTTCAAATAAATGCTGGGTGGTGGAGGTCATGGCAAATTTAAAACTAGACAGACCGAAGCTCTCAGTTTGGCAGTTGCTTTAAATTGTTTGGAATCTGCACCACATCCTAAATCCAACACAAATGAATctgtgtttaattttatttgtttcatctTCTGTATGTTATTTATCTAAATTAGACTTGGAACTGAGTGCTGTATCAACCTGTTTGttccaaaaaatattaaaaatatcacAGTTGCAATATGTGATTAATTGGCAGCACAGTCATGATGTTATCACTCATGGAGAACTCTTCAAGAAAATGGCATCTtttcattatacaacacatCCCAAAGctaaatgaaaatgatcttGTCATGGGTTGAGTCGACTTTGGAAACTACTCATCTAACACTGCCAAAAACACCGAAATAGTAGATTGTATCAAAACATACTTCTCATGACTGCCACTGATTTCATTACttggggagaaaaagaaaaacttgctTCTATGCAGTAAAATGAAGCAGAGCGGGATTAGCAGAGAGTGAAGTCAATAACCTGTCAGTCACGGGAATCTCTTCAAACAGCAGCATATTGACTATCAGATAAGGTTAAACTCTGTCACAGTGGAGAGGGCTTCAACAACAAGCAGACAAACGCACCTCAAAGTCTTCCTGCTCCTCACTGGTCAATATCGCtctctgaaacaaacaaacacatacacatatgcacatctTCAGCCTCACATTGTCTCAAGAGAAGATTATCAACCAAGAAACTGCTTTTCACAAGTTAGAGATGACATAGGGAATATGTTTACAAACTGCGTGGGTTACTGGCCACATTGGATGAACGGTGTTGACtaaatctgtttgtgtgtcatcaGTACAAGACAGTTCATGGATCAATGACTGCAACTATTGCAACATCAGTGACAAAAGCAAGCCCACAATTCATGCTTAGGTATTATACAATCAGACATGTACATAATCAGgctcaaaagaaagaaaacgtcTCACCCTGTTCCTTTCCTGATGATCCTGCAGACCTGACTGGTGGAAGAAAAGAAGGGGTGTTGATCACTGAAACCCTCAGatataaaaactttatttaaccagacaAATTGACTACATTCTTGTATTTACAGCATCAATCTATAGGGGAATAGCTCCTGGTATGTTCCATGTGGCGATAGACATAGTACAGTAGTAAAACCAGATATGTGATTTTGATTCATGCTTATAAGGTACACCAGTTTGACGCCACCTACAGCGGTAAATGCTatgaattttactttttaagatTTATACCAGCCAAAAAGGTGCATAAGCACTGCTCTGCAAGTAAAAATGACCTTCTCAGTGGGTTTACCCTCCAATCCACCCCTGTTTATACCCTTCAACTCACCGGCTCTCCCTCCCATTCTCCATCGATGACAAACTCAAAGCAGTGGCTCTGGTGGAGGAGAAGCAGCCCCAAAAGCAGCAGCGGTAGTCGCCTCATATTTCCAGGCCTGTTGGCTCAACCAGGCAACCCTCAGAGATACAAACGGCACAGTGAGATGGTCCttctgcctgcagccttcttcGAAACAGAGAACCCCAAACCGAGGGTTAAAATCCACTGAACTGATTGACTGCCTGCCCCAGTCaatatttgttgtgtttcaCGTATCCCACAGAAGAGAAGGAAACTTTGAAACTTGACCTGTTGTGTGGGCAGGGTAAATAGGACATATCTGGGCCATTCAGGTGTAGATCAAACAACGCCTTCAGATCCCAGTCCTAACCCTGACATTGTTTCAAGAACTTTGACTGATGTTGGCTCACATTTGGCCAGAGGTCATCTTgaggcatctgtgtgtgtgacacatgcATGACAGCTTTATAACAGACTATGTGGGGTATATAGTGCAGCTGAAAagaatacagaaaaatacaccCAAACATCAGTCCATTTCAGGAAGGTGTAATGTTGCCATATGGCCACAAGATGGCACCAACGTAGGCCTGATTGTAGTGACGCCTTTATGTTTCCTCTTGTTATGGTATAATATTTAAAAGAtgattttcctccttttctggCACTTGTAagtattaacattttatatttcaggCATTTATCTGACCAATGTGACTTACCATTAGTGtaatgataacaaaaaaaaaaaaaaaaaaaaaaaaaaaaatgagtaggAAACAAACCTCCAGTAACACTTGTAGCATAAAGAACAACTTTCGGCTTGTGGGTCATGAGTATCTGGTCACATAGGAAATAAGGAGTTCAAAGGTCAGGGCCTTagtgtttatatttattgtgtGGCTACAGAACAATCATGTAAGAAAAAAGACCATGAGCTAAAGAGATATTTGcaattgtgttttgtgtttagtAGTGTAGAGTAGGCTACAAGAGTGTTTGCATACCATATGtactttaaaataatttacagcctt includes these proteins:
- the itih2 gene encoding inter-alpha-trypsin inhibitor heavy chain H2, with translation MRRLPLLLLGLLLLHQSHCFEFVIDGEWEGEPSGLQDHQERNRRAILTSEEQEDFEAIRGEDITVKSYKVESRITSRFAHTTVRSSVVNSGSKAQSIGFNVQIPKRAFITNFTMNVNGITFVGSVKEKTVARNLYAQARARGKAAGIVRANSQDMETFKTEVHVPPGSNIEFELHYQEMMHRKLSSYEHTLHLQPGRLVPQFQVDVYIYEPKGISMVETPNTLGDQFNELIKKTFTKDKAHIVFKPTVQQQKKCDNCTTSAIDGIFTVKYDVERDSNAGELQVSDGHFVHFFAPSNLTPLPKNIVFVIDVSGSMWGVKMKQTVEAMQAILDDLTIDDHFSIIDFNHNVRCWSEELVPGSSIQIGEAKKYIQNIKPNGGTNINEALMRAVQMLLKASNQGMIDPRSVSMIILVSDGDPTVGEIKLSTIQKNVKRVMREEFSLFSLGIGFDVDYDFLERIAMENRGVAQRIYANHDAAEQLRTFYSQVSSPLLRRINIQFPDDMVSDVTQNRFDKFFGGSELVVAGKVLPSDSNILSSITTASAARLDLSLETEADTMDLDTELAKQQHSFTGFARQMWAYITVNQLLAERSVAPTAAKKRKITQRILSLAVEHQFVTPFTALLVESDDASERLLADSPKDPRRGCCSGTGASASLMKPVVPVVYQAPPWVQITTPATPRQATGALPEHITIVENDPHFIVHLPRNQMDVCFNIDSQPGHILNLVSDRGTGVVVNGELVASKRAQRNKLNTYFGTISVYYQPDGIGVTVTTNSIGLMDGHNNHSFTWTATADITQDGVKISIVKNSHVMITINDNIQVMVLLHRVWKKHPVNVDFLGIYVPSDNSYSSLAHGLIGQFSTEPDVNVYDIHEGADPLKKEATMEVKGNRLVVTRGWQKDYRRDKKRGSDVYCWFIHNSGKGFIDGHYTDYIVPHLNSFLPEL